In one Arachis duranensis cultivar V14167 chromosome 9, aradu.V14167.gnm2.J7QH, whole genome shotgun sequence genomic region, the following are encoded:
- the LOC107463685 gene encoding LOW QUALITY PROTEIN: uncharacterized protein LOC107463685 (The sequence of the model RefSeq protein was modified relative to this genomic sequence to represent the inferred CDS: inserted 2 bases in 1 codon), with protein sequence MAARGKGSVSLEGQKVILVPYMESHVPKYHSWMQDPSLLEATASEPLSLDQEYFCXEETFIVLDKDLLVGNFSHGEPHVEAMVGDVNIFMNDLDNPHMAEIEVMIAEPKSRGKGIGKESVLIMMAFSIESLGINVFRVKIGESNEASLNLFKKLGFVQTSYSNIFREVTLEWQVSELKNEEMVGLSATMIKHK encoded by the exons ATGGCGGCGAGAGGCAAAGGGAGTGTGAGTTTAGAGGGACAGAAAGTCATTCTTGTTCCGTACATGGAGTCCCACGTACCCAAGTATCACTCCTGGATGCAAGACCCTTCCCTTCTTGAGGCTACTGCCTCAGAACCTCTCTCCCTCGACCAAGAGTATTTTTG AGAGGAGACGTTTATTGTACTCGATAAAGATTTGCTTGTTGGAAATTTCTCTCATGGGGAACCCCATGTTGAAG CCATGGTTGGTGATGTAAATATCTTCATGAATGACTTGGATAATCCTCACATGGCAGAGATTGAAGTAATGATTGCTGAACCAAAAAG CCGTGGAAAAGGAATAGGAAAGGAGTCTGTTCTGATTATGATGGCCTTTTCTATCGAGAGCTTAGGAATCAATGTCTTTCGTGTCAAAAttggagaatcaaatgaagcATCCCTTAACCTATTCAAAAAATTG GGTTTTGTGCAGACTTCATATAGCAATATCTTCCGTGAG gtAACTTTGGAGTGGCAAGTATCAGAGCTCAAGAATGAAGAGATGGTTGGTTTGTCGGCTACTATgattaaacataaataa
- the LOC107463686 gene encoding LOW QUALITY PROTEIN: threonine--tRNA ligase, chloroplastic/mitochondrial 2 (The sequence of the model RefSeq protein was modified relative to this genomic sequence to represent the inferred CDS: inserted 2 bases in 1 codon) gives MLRSFLVRSPKMAAPFAISPLPSSTPFPFHFHKPHSTPRFASLHGTLFSPTTSSSILNLYRAKRQKCPSFITLAIATDSSIHQNQNQNQRGSEDKIVLPTNESSETLLRIRHTCAHVMAMAVQKLFPDAKVTIGPWIENGFYYDFDIESLTDNDLKKIKKEMDRIIGRNLPLVREEVSRDEALRRIMALNEPYKIEILESIKEEPITIYHIGEEWWDLCAGPHVDSTGKINKKAVELESVAGAYWXDLDLFSIQDDAGGGLVFWHPKGAIVRDIIEDLWKKIHMDRDYDLLYTPHVAKAELWKISGHLDFYKESMYDQMSIEDEIYQLRPMNCPNHILVYKRKLNSYRDFPIRVAELGTVYRYELSGSLHGLFRVRGFTQDDAHIFCLEDQIKDEIRGVLDLTEEILLKFGFDKYEVNLSTRPEKAVGDDNIWEKATSALKDALDDKGWTYQIDEGGGAFYGPKIDLKIEDALGRKWQCSTIQVDFNLPQRFDITYVDSDGESKRPILIHRAVLGSLERFFGVLIEHYAGDFPLWLSPIQVRVLPVTDAQLEYCNDVINNLKKKGIRAQVCHGERLAKLIRNAEKQKIPLMAVVGAKEVETKSVTVRSRFGGELGTMSVDDLISRINLTTENPSSIHHFDISN, from the exons ATGCTTAGGTCTTTTTTGGTTCGTTCACCCAAAATGGCTGCTCCCTTTGCCATTTCCCCTCTTCCATCCTCTACGCCTTTCCCTTTCCATTTCCATAAACCACACTCAACGCCGCGCTTCGCTTCACTTCACGGTACCTTGTTCTCTCCAACCACTTCCAGCTCCATCCTTAACCTCTACCGCGCCAAAAGACAAAAATGCCCCTCATTTATCACTCTCGCCATTGCCACCGATTCCTCCATCCACCAGAACCAGAACCAGAACCAGAGGGGGAGCGAGGACAAAATTGTTCTTCCAACTAACGAATCTTCTGAGACGCTTCTCAGGATTCGCCACACG TGTGCACATGTGATGGCAATGGCTGTTCAAAAACTATTTCCTGATGCAAAAGTCACAATTGGGCCTTGGATAGAAAATGGGTTTTATTATGATTTCGATATCGAGTCTTTGACTGATAATGATTTGAAGAAAATCAAGAAGGAGATG GATCGAATAATTGGCAGAAATTTACCACTTGTAAGAGAAGAAGTTTCAAGAGATGAAGCTCTCAGGAGAATAATGGCTCTGAATGAACCTTACAAGATAGAGATTTTGGaaagcattaaagaagaaccCATCACGATTTATCATATTG GTGAGGAATGGTGGGATCTTTGTGCCGGACCTCATGTTGATTCTACTGGTAAAATCAACAAGAAAGCGGTTGAACTTGAATCTGTTGCTGGTGCTTACTG AGATCTtgatttgttttcaattcag GATGATGCTGGTGGGGGTTTAGTTTTCTGGCACCCAAAAGGCGCCATTGTGAGGGACATAATTGAAGATTTGTGGAAAAAAATTCACATGGATCGTGATTATGATCTTCTGTACACACCACATGTGGCAAAAGCTGAACTCTGGAAGATTAGTGGTCATTTGGACTTCTACAAGGAGAGTATGTATGATCAGATGAGCATTGAAGATGAGATCTATCAGCTTCGACCAATGAACTGTCCTAATCATATTTTGGTATACAAAAGGAAGCTGAATTCCTATCGAGATTTTCCTATTAGGGTGGCAGAATTGGGAACCGTTTATAGATATGAGTTATCTGGAAGTTTACATGGGCTTTTCCGGGTCAGAGGTTTCACTCAG GATGATGCACACATCTTTTGTTTGGAGGATCAGATTAAAGATGAGATAAGGGGTGTCTTAGATCTCACTGAAGAAATACTGCTGAAATTTGGTTTTGACAAGTATGAAGTAAATTTGTCTACAAGGCCTGAAAAAGCTGTTGGGGATGATAATATATGGGAGAAAGCTACCTCTGCTTTGAAAGATGCTTTGGATGATAAAGGTTGGACATATCAAATTGATGAAGGGGGAGGTGCCTTTTATGGGCCAAAGATTGATCTCAAGATTGAGGATGCTCTTGGTAGGAAGTGGCAATGTTCAACCATACAG GTTGATTTTAATTTACCACAGCGTTTCGACATCACGTATGTTGACTCGGATGGTGAAAGCAAGAGACCTATATTGATCCATAGAGCAGTGCTTGGATCCTTGGAAAGATTCTTTGGTGTTCTCATAGAGCATTATGCTGGTGATTTTCCATTGTGGCTTTCTCCAATACAAGTTCGGGTGTTACCTGTTACTGATGCCCAG CTTGAGTATTGCAATGATGTGATCAATAACCTGAAAAAGAAAGGCATCCGTGCTCAAGTGTGCCATGGAGAACGCCTGGCAAAGCTCATAAGAAATGCAGAGAAGCAGAAAATTCCATTGATGGCTGTTGTTGGCGCAAAGGAAGTTGAAACAAAATCAGTTACAGTTAGATCTAGATTCGGTGGGGAGCTTGGAACCATGTCAGTTGATGATTTGATTAGCAGAATAAATTTGACAACAGAAAACCCATCCTCAATTCATCATTTTGATATTTCAAATTAA
- the LOC107463677 gene encoding uncharacterized protein LOC107463677 produces the protein MDREEEHVVPSWLEQNWERLEEVRKKLTGGAVNKGSRPKIQKIPLYMAERVEFRRYYESQLISFGLYHLSKQQLLQGKPYKDLWTAMYLQHTNQRVRDLHFRILRHNWRPFYQYVELSRDRDTQETISVYGNPRSKDDFIAGVLVLDGCSVLELLEKSDCSVDSEQELKISIDKLVRVHQDLLVMDNQIPFQVLRLLCQDEARLQKSLQNFLRVHGIETTPKLGKGKLCFGMEKENNGTQSGQQEAQEIEVIVQGDDQQDKDEDKDEPIHLLDYLRKALLMRDCNTIHKEIVIKIKRRSLHLRKYRIGTIQELKAAGIGVRKDSHNNSVYPSFKDGMLQLPELIVDGSTAHIFFNLVAYEMCPDFHNNFEISSFLVFMSSLIDQPEDVKELRMADIIINELASDKEVADLFNKMDSILVPETPLFAHIRDQIHSHFESKRGRITMLSWMGEASNTFFRSPWTIIALLAATLGLVLTFIQTWFAIHPKAS, from the coding sequence ATGGACAGGGAGGAAGAACATGTCGTGCCCTCTTGGTTAGAACAAAACTGGGAACGACTAGAAGAAGTGAGGAAGAAATTAACTGGTGGAGCAGTTAACAAAGGTTCAAGGcctaaaatacaaaaaattcctCTGTACATGGCTGAAAGGGTGGAGTTTAGAAGATATTATGAATCACAACTAATATCCTTTGGTCTATATCATCTATCAAAACAACAACTGCTTCAAGGGAAGCCATATAAGGATTTATGGACAGCAATGTATCTTCAGCATACTAATCAACGGGTGAGGGATTTACATTTCAGAATTCTTCGACACAATTGGAGGCCGTTTTATCAATATGTTGAATTATCCAGAGACAGAGATACCCAGGAAACAATTTCTGTATACGGCAATCCCAGAAGCAAAGATGACTTTATTGCAGGTGTGCTGGTATTGGATGGATGTTCTGTACTTGAATTGCTGGAAAAATCAGACTGCTCAGTTGATTCAGAGCAAGAGCTAAAGATTAGCATTGACAAGCTTGTGAGAGTGCACCAAGATCTGCTTGTCATGGACAACCAAATTCCTTTCCAAGTTCTCAGGCTCTTGTGTCAGGATGAGGCCAGGCTCCAAAAAAGCCTCCAAAACTTCCTTCGAGTGCACGGTATTGAGACAACACCCAAGCTTGGCAAAGGGAAACTATGTTTTGGAATGGAAAAGGAGAATAACGGCACACAAAGTGGACAACAAGAAGCTCAAGAGATTGAGGTAATTGTCCAGGGAGATGACCAACAAGACAAAGATGAAGACAAAGACGAGCCAATCCATCTTTTAGATTATCTGCGGAAGGCCTTATTGATGAGAGACTGCAACACAATCCATAAGGAGATCGTGATCAAGATCAAGAGGAGATCACTGCACCTCAGAAAGTATAGGATTGGGACCATACAGGAGCTCAAGGCAGCAGGGATTGGTGTAAGAAAAGATTCCCACAACAACTCAGTGTACCCGAGCTTCAAAGATGGGATGCTGCAGCTTCCTGAACTCATTGTGGATGGCTCAACAGCTCATATATTCTTCAACCTAGTAGCCTATGAGATGTGTCCTGATTTTCACAACAACTTCGAGATCAGCTCATTTTTAGTCTTCATGAGCTCTCTCATCGACCAGCCGGAGGATGTCAAGGAGCTGAGAATGGCTGACATAATTATCAATGAACTTGCAAGTGACAAAGAAGTAGCAGATCTGTTTAATAAGATGGACAGCATTCTTGTGCCTGAGACACCATTGTTCGCCCACATTAGAGACCAAATCCATTCACATTTTGAGTCCAAAAGAGGCAGGATCACAATGCTGTCTTGGATGGGAGAGGCCTCTAACACCTTTTTTCGCTCGCCATGGACCATCATTGCCTTGCTTGCCGCCACGCTTGGCCTTGTTCTTACATTTATCCAAACATGGTTTGCTATCCACCCTAAAGCTTCGTAA
- the LOC107463705 gene encoding thymidine kinase a produces MASFKHPTPFISGKDRYPSGEVHVIVGPMFAGKTSSLLRRIKSEVDNGRNVAMLKSSKDTRYAIDSVVTHDGIRFPCWALQDLMSFQEKYGHDAYRKLDVIGIDEAQFFEDLYEFCCKAADEDGKIVIVAGLDGDYLRKSFGSVLHIIPLADTVTKLTARCELCCKRAFFTLRKTQETQTELIAGSDVYMPVCRYHYINSEVVTETSKNVLESVKCNNDSLLDVATSF; encoded by the exons ATGGCTTCCTTCAAGCACCCAACTCCCTTTATCTCCGGCAAGGATCGTTACCCTTCTGGCGAGGTCCATGTTATTGTTGGTCCCATGTTTGCAGGAAaaacttcttcccttcttcGCCGTATCAAATCCGAAGTTGACAATGGCAG AAACGTGGCTATGTTAAAATCAAGCAAGGATACAAGATATGCCATTGACTCGGTTGTGACACATGATGGGATTAGATTTCCTTGTTGGGCATTGCAAGATCTGATGTCATTCCAAGAAAAATATGGTCATGATGCTTATCGAAAG TTGGATGTGATTGGTATAGATGAAGCTCAATTTTTTGAGGACCTATATGAGTTCTGCTGCAAGGCTGCTGATGAAGATGGTAAAATTGTGATTGTTGCTGGCCTGGATGGTGATTACTTGAG GAAAAGCTTTGGTTCTGTGCTTCACATAATACCGCTTGCTGATACTGTAACCAAGTTGACAGCTCGATGTGAATTATGCTGCAAGCGTGCTTTCTTCACTCTCAGGAAAACACAAGAGACACAAACTGAACTGATTGCTGGTTCTGATGTCTACATGCCAGTGTGCCGATATCACTATATTAACAGTGAAGTTGTCACTGAAACTTCAAAGAATGTGTTGGAATCTGTCAAATGCAACAATGATTCACTTCTTGATGTAGCCACAAGCTTTTAG